The Candidatus Dependentiae bacterium genome includes a window with the following:
- a CDS encoding PhoH family protein, which yields MAAERIYVLDTNVLLHDPESIFNFKSAQVGIPILVLEELDRFKGESTDRGHNSRQVIRYLDGLRARGSLREGVELDNGGILKVLFAPDKKVMLPTSLSLNIVDNLILLTILELKQRGYDVQFISKDLNARVKADVLGISAQDYLKGYITPETFYKGWAQFKVPSVSLKKDSPVELQEIAEHHHLILNEFVLLESNNNPFNYKIFRYLGNKQFKPVTVPTLGWPLEPRNVHQLMALDLLFDERIQLVSLLGPAGTGKTFLALLAGLSQVVHQPIYEKMLISRPVIPLGPDIGYLPGTIHEKLHSWMQPIYDNMEFISHTVNRGRQQTGQEYEHEMPVYAGKRDKGNKHKKKFEHRQDKISPLDQLIKDGKISLEAITYMRGRSIPYQYILLDEVQNLTPHEVKTLISRVGEGSKIILAGDPYQIDSPYLDFSSNGIVVATSKFKGQSLFGTVFLQNSERSLISRLVSEIW from the coding sequence ATGGCAGCAGAGCGTATTTATGTCCTTGATACGAATGTGTTGTTGCACGATCCTGAGTCGATTTTCAATTTCAAAAGTGCGCAGGTTGGCATTCCTATTTTAGTTCTGGAGGAGCTTGATAGGTTCAAAGGTGAGAGTACAGATCGCGGGCATAATTCTCGGCAAGTTATTCGGTATCTTGATGGGTTACGTGCGCGTGGTTCATTACGGGAAGGAGTTGAGCTTGATAATGGGGGAATTTTAAAAGTTCTGTTTGCACCGGATAAGAAAGTGATGTTGCCAACATCATTAAGTCTAAATATTGTTGATAATCTTATTCTTCTTACGATTCTTGAACTTAAGCAGCGAGGGTACGACGTACAATTTATTTCTAAAGATTTAAATGCACGCGTAAAAGCTGATGTTCTTGGAATTTCTGCACAAGATTATCTCAAGGGGTATATTACTCCCGAAACATTTTATAAAGGATGGGCTCAGTTTAAAGTGCCATCTGTTTCATTAAAAAAAGATTCGCCAGTTGAGCTTCAGGAGATCGCTGAGCACCACCATTTAATTTTGAATGAATTCGTGCTTCTTGAAAGTAATAATAATCCGTTTAACTATAAAATATTTAGATACTTAGGAAACAAACAGTTCAAGCCGGTTACCGTGCCAACGCTCGGATGGCCCCTTGAGCCGCGAAACGTTCATCAATTAATGGCGCTCGATTTACTCTTTGATGAACGAATTCAGTTGGTAAGTTTGCTCGGGCCAGCTGGAACCGGAAAAACATTCTTGGCGCTCCTTGCTGGGCTTTCACAAGTGGTTCATCAGCCTATTTACGAAAAAATGCTGATTTCTCGCCCTGTAATCCCGTTGGGGCCCGATATTGGTTATCTACCTGGCACAATTCATGAAAAATTGCACAGTTGGATGCAGCCAATTTACGATAACATGGAATTTATTTCGCATACGGTGAATCGCGGTCGCCAACAAACCGGGCAAGAATATGAGCATGAAATGCCGGTATATGCCGGAAAGCGCGATAAGGGAAATAAGCACAAGAAAAAGTTTGAGCATCGGCAGGATAAAATTTCTCCGCTTGATCAATTGATCAAAGATGGAAAAATTAGTCTTGAAGCGATCACGTATATGCGTGGCCGCTCGATTCCGTATCAATATATTTTGCTTGATGAAGTTCAAAACTTAACGCCACATGAAGTGAAAACATTAATCTCTCGCGTGGGCGAAGGAAGTAAAATTATTCTGGCGGGTGATCCTTATCAAATCGATTCACCGTACTTAGATTTCAGTTCAAACGGGATCGTGGTTGCAACGAGTAAATTCAAAGGGCAATCATTATTCGGCACCGTATTCTTGCAAAACAGTGAACGTAGTTTAATTAGCAGATTAGTAAGCGAGATCTGGTAA
- a CDS encoding DUF2247 family protein — protein sequence MSIQMTFLENQNICTWLTCMVGFRLKLINAKNIECYAVRYLENNPAYTNPYIAELAIGPKNGKADYLIEIEIDHLLSKIVARLGYSLSEGSLEYEKRKLRYLLLNELAQAKEHNENIEEKIYSLYQTFNYPEDMSEFVQCSCCSAWYNDEFRERFLAFLTQEKNILFL from the coding sequence ATGAGCATTCAAATGACATTTCTAGAAAATCAAAATATATGTACGTGGCTCACATGCATGGTGGGATTTCGATTAAAATTGATCAATGCAAAAAATATTGAATGTTATGCGGTGAGATATTTAGAAAATAACCCTGCATACACAAATCCTTATATTGCAGAGCTTGCAATTGGCCCAAAAAATGGAAAAGCCGATTATTTAATCGAAATTGAAATCGATCATCTTTTATCGAAGATCGTCGCACGCTTGGGATATTCTTTGAGCGAAGGATCTTTAGAATATGAAAAAAGAAAACTGCGCTATTTGTTATTGAATGAGCTTGCTCAAGCTAAAGAACATAACGAAAATATTGAAGAAAAAATCTACTCCCTCTACCAAACATTTAATTATCCTGAAGATATGAGCGAATTTGTACAATGCTCTTGTTGCAGCGCCTGGTATAATGATGAATTTCGCGAACGCTTTTTGGCGTTCTTAACGCAAGAAAAAAATATTCTTTTTTTATGA
- the thrS gene encoding threonine--tRNA ligase — translation MSSNKNLSVLRHSAAHLLAQAVTELYPETLLTIGPATAEGFFYDFLPTRNFKEEDLPLLEARMHELSKRNLTITHKEISKDEARKIFKNNKFKLQLIDEIPAQTVGLSQQGDFYDLCRGGHVASTGDIKHFKLLNISGAYWKADKNNQALQRITGTAFYTQEELDAFLRKKEELAQFDHRKLGKQMNLFSFHDEGVGFPFFHPDGKLIINLLIDYLRDLQTKHGYKEIATPIMLSDELWKRSGHYAHYKDNMYFCTIDDKEYAIRPMNCPGSYLVYKERPHSYRELPLKLAEFGLVHRHELSGVLHGLMRVRAFTQDDTHAYCTIEQLEEQLLEMINLTKTVYNRFNFKNIKVALSTRPKDAMGSPEVWDKAINALKNALNKAQMKFVIQEGEGAFYGPKIEFKIQDSMEREWQCGTIQVDFFAAENFDLSYVTPAGTKERPVVIHRAIYGSLERFFAILLEHFKGHLPFWLAPVQVKILTITDDQKEYAQKLLQFLNNAGIRSELDHTSDPISGKIKTAQIEKIPWMLVIGKKEVEMQTVTLRHANGTQEPNLQFDELVAKTKELAAS, via the coding sequence ATGTCTTCAAACAAAAATCTTTCAGTTCTTCGTCATTCAGCAGCCCATCTTCTTGCTCAAGCTGTTACCGAACTTTATCCAGAAACGCTGCTTACGATCGGCCCGGCAACGGCTGAAGGTTTTTTCTACGATTTTTTGCCAACGCGAAATTTTAAAGAAGAAGATTTGCCGCTTCTTGAAGCGCGCATGCACGAACTATCAAAGCGCAATCTTACCATTACCCATAAAGAAATCAGTAAAGATGAAGCGCGAAAAATTTTTAAAAATAATAAGTTTAAACTTCAATTAATTGATGAAATCCCAGCTCAAACGGTCGGGCTTTCGCAACAAGGCGATTTTTACGATCTGTGCCGCGGCGGCCACGTTGCATCAACTGGCGATATTAAGCATTTTAAACTGCTCAACATTTCTGGTGCTTATTGGAAAGCGGATAAAAATAATCAAGCGCTTCAGCGCATTACGGGCACCGCTTTTTATACACAAGAAGAGCTCGATGCTTTTTTACGTAAAAAGGAAGAGCTCGCTCAGTTTGATCATCGCAAACTCGGCAAACAAATGAATCTCTTTTCATTTCACGATGAGGGAGTTGGATTCCCCTTCTTTCATCCCGATGGCAAATTAATAATCAATTTGCTCATTGATTATTTGCGTGATTTGCAAACCAAGCACGGCTATAAAGAGATCGCGACGCCCATTATGCTCAGCGATGAATTGTGGAAACGTTCGGGCCACTATGCACATTACAAAGATAATATGTATTTCTGCACCATAGACGATAAAGAATATGCAATTCGGCCTATGAATTGCCCAGGCTCCTATTTGGTGTATAAAGAACGCCCGCATTCCTATAGAGAACTGCCCCTTAAGCTAGCAGAATTCGGACTTGTGCATCGCCATGAACTTTCAGGCGTGCTTCATGGATTAATGCGCGTGCGTGCATTCACGCAAGATGATACGCATGCTTATTGCACTATAGAGCAACTAGAAGAACAGCTGCTTGAGATGATTAATCTGACCAAAACGGTTTATAATCGTTTCAATTTCAAAAATATCAAAGTTGCGCTTTCCACGCGCCCTAAAGATGCGATGGGTTCTCCAGAAGTATGGGATAAAGCTATCAATGCACTTAAGAACGCGCTCAACAAAGCGCAGATGAAGTTTGTGATCCAAGAAGGCGAAGGCGCATTCTACGGCCCGAAAATTGAGTTCAAGATTCAGGATTCAATGGAGCGAGAATGGCAATGCGGCACTATTCAAGTAGATTTCTTTGCAGCTGAAAATTTTGATTTAAGCTATGTAACTCCGGCTGGCACTAAAGAACGGCCGGTTGTTATTCATAGAGCTATTTATGGCTCCCTGGAGCGGTTTTTTGCCATTCTTCTTGAGCATTTTAAGGGACATTTGCCTTTCTGGCTTGCGCCGGTACAGGTTAAAATCCTTACAATTACCGATGATCAGAAAGAATATGCACAAAAACTCTTGCAATTTTTGAATAATGCTGGGATTCGAAGCGAACTAGATCACACCTCAGATCCGATTTCTGGAAAAATTAAAACTGCCCAAATAGAAAAAATTCCTTGGATGCTCGTAATTGGTAAAAAAGAAGTTGAAATGCAAACCGTTACGCTTCGGCATGCAAACGGCACGCAAGAACCAAATCTCCAATTTGACGAGCTGGTAGCCAAAACGAAAGAATTGGCGGCATCCTAA